One Phaseolus vulgaris cultivar G19833 chromosome 11, P. vulgaris v2.0, whole genome shotgun sequence genomic window carries:
- the LOC137829165 gene encoding putative disease resistance RPP13-like protein 1 — translation MPVIETLGGALFGAVLQVLFDRLDSRQVVDYFRGRKLDVKLLKKLKRKLVSVYAVVDDAGQKQFRDTYVKAWLDEVRDVLLDTEDLMDEIEYEFSRSELEVQSQSSSSKVCSFESKIVEVLDDLESLLSQKDDLGLKNASGTGVGLGLSSNVSQKLPSTSLVVENVIYGRDDEKEMILKWMTSDTKEHSQLSILSVVGMGGMGKTTLAQHVYNDPMIEDKFSIKGWVCVSDEFDVFMVTKAIVGAITKSKDDSVDLEMVQGRLKEKLTGRKFLLVLDDVWNEHRDQWKSLQTPLKYGAKGSKIIITTRSNKVASIMESNKIRQLKQLQEDHSWQVFAKHAFQNDNSKPNSELKKIGTQIVEKCQGLPLALETVGSLLQSKSSVSEWESVLRSNIWDLRNEDSKILPALLLSYYHLPSHLKRCFAYCALFPKEHEFEKQSLILSWMAQNFLQCSQQSESPEEIGEQYFNDLLSRSFFQQSNSLDGRYFVMHDLLNDLAKYVSGETCYRLGVDRPRSVPKTTRHFSILNKVPVECDEYRSLCDAKRLRTFLCRSKNFGMSIKELISNFKFLRHLSLSYCSNIKEVPDTITDLIHLRSLDLSNNFIERLPDSMCSLCNLQVLKLNYCRLLKELPSTLHELSKLRLLELKGTTLRKAPMLLGKLKNLQVWMGGFEVGKSSSEFSIQELGQLDLHGELSIKNLENIVNPCDVLAADLKNKTHLVDLCLEWDCKRNNEDSIKQREVLETLQPSKHLKHLSINGYSGTQFPRWLSDTFVLNVMSLSLYKCKYCQWLPSLGLLTSLKGLVIRGLDEIVRIDADFYGNTSSAFASLERLTFIDMEEWEEWQCMTGAFPSLQYLSLHDCPKLKGHLPDLPHLKDIFIMSCRQLVALTPSGVEIEGVEMETSSFDMIGNHLQSLKIFDCPGMNIPINHFLLILEIRECCDSLTNFPLDLFPKLHELYLGKCHNLQIISQEHPHHHLKSLSIYHCSEFESFPNEGLLAPQIQIIFITKTEKLKSMPKRMSDLLPSLDYLSIRDCPGVELSEGCLPSNIKKMCLLNCSKLVASLKKGGWGTNPSIQLLSINEVDGECFPDEGFLPLSITQLDVKDCPKLKKLDYRGLCHLSSLQKLVIENCPILQCLPEEGLPESISELRIESCPLLNQRCKKEEGEDWIKIAHIKAIWVDWIPVNI, via the coding sequence ATGCCAGTGATAGAAACACTTGGTGGTGCTCTTTTCGGTGCTGTTCTTCAGGTGCTATTTGACAGGCTTGATTCTCGTCAAGTTGTTGACTACTTTCGTGGAAGAAAGCTCGATGTGAAGCTGCTGAAGAAGTTGAAGAGGAAGCTGGTTTCCGTTTATGCTGTGGTTGATGATGCAGGACAGAAGCAGTTCAGAGATACGTATGTGAAGGCATGGCTTGATGAGGTCAGAGACGTGTTGCTTGATACAGAGGATCTGATGGATGAAATAGAGTATGAATTCTCCAGATCTGAGTTGGAAGTTCAATCCCAGAGCAGTTCTAGCAAGGTATGCAGTTTTGAATCCAAGATTGTAGAAGTCCTTGATGACCTTGAATCTCTTCTAAGCCAAAAAGATGATCTAGGTTTGAAAAATGCTAGCGGGACAGGGGTTGGGTTAGGGTTGAGTAGTAATGTGTCACAGAAATTGCCATCAACATCTTTGGTGGTTGAAAATGTTATTTATGGAAGAGATGATGAAAAAGAAATGATCCTCAAATGGATGACTTCTGACACTAAAGAGCATAGCCAACTATCAATACTTTCTGTTGTGGGTATGGGTGGGATGGGTAAGACCACACTTGCTCAACATGTGTACAATGACCCAATGATAGAGGATAAATTTTCTATCAAAGGTTGGGTTTGTGTTTCGGATGAATTTGATGTTTTTATGGTAACAAAAGCAATTGTTGGGGCAATCACTAAATCAAAAGATGATAGTGTAGACCTAGAAATGGTTCAGGGACGATTGAAAGAAAAGTTAACGGGAAGGAAGTTTCTCCTCGTCCTTGATGATGTTTGGAACGAACACCGAGACCAATGGAAATCATTGCAAACTCCTCTTAAATATGGGGCTAAGGGAAGTAAAATTATTATCACAACACGTAGTAACAAAGTTGCTTCTATCATGGAGTCAAACAAGATTCGGCAACTAAAGCAATTACAAGAAGATCACAGCTGGCAAGTTTTTGCTAAACATGCATTCCAAAATGATAACTCTAAGCCTAATTCCGAGTTGAAGAAGATTGGCACGCAGATAGTTGAAAAGTGCCAAGGACTGCCTCTGGCCCTTGAAACGGTAGGATCTCTTTTACAGTCAAAGTCATCTGTTTCAGAGTGGGAAAGTGTACTGAGAAGCAACATATGGGACTTACGAAATGAAGATAGTAAAATTCTCCCCGCTTTGTTGTTGAGCTATTACCATCTTCCTTCTCATCTCAAGAGATGTTTCGCTTATTGTGCGTTATTCCCCAAAGAACATGAGTTTGAGAAGCAGAGCTTaattctctcatggatggctcAAAATTTCCTACAATGTTCTCAGCAGAGTGAGTCTCCAGAAGAAATAGGTGAACAGTACTTCAATGATCTATTATCAAGGTCATTCTTTCAGCAGTCAAATTCGTTGGACGGAAGATATTTTGTGATGCACGACCTTCTGAATGATTTAGCAAAATATGTTTCTGGTGAAACCTGCTATAGGTTGGGTGTTGATAGACCAAGAAGCGTACCAAAGACAACTCGtcacttttcaattttaaataaggTTCCCGTTGAATGTGATGAGTATAGGAGTTTATGTGATGCTAAAAGGCTACGAACATTTTTGTGCAGATCTAAGAATTTTGGGATGTCAATAAAAGAGTTGATATCCAACTTTAAGTTCTTACGACACTTATCTTTGTCTTACTGTAGTAACATAAAAGAGGTGCCTGACACCATAACTGATCTCATACATCTCCGTTCATTAGACCTTTCTAATAACTTTATAGAGAGACTTCCAGACTCAATGTGTTCACTTTGTAACTTGCAAGTGTTGAAGCTGAACTACTGTAGGTTATTGAAGGAGTTGCCCTCGACTTTGCATGAGCTCTCTAAGTTGCGCCTCCTTGAACTTAAGGGAACTACTTTAAGAAAGGCTCCAATGCTTTTAGGAAAGTTGAAGAATCTTCAAGTATGGATGGGTGGGTTTGAGGTTGGAAAAAGTAGTAGTGAGTTCAGTATTCAAGAACTAGGACAACTTGATCTTCACGGAGAACTGTCAattaaaaatcttgaaaatatcGTGAATCCCTGTGATGTATTGGCAGCGGATTTGAAGAATAAAACACATCTTGTGGATCTATGTTTAGAATGGGATTGCAAGCGGAACAATGAGGATTCAATAAAACAAAGAGAAGTACTTGAGACTCTGCAACCTTCCAAACATTTGAAGCATTTGTCAATCAACGGCTATTCTGGCACACAATTTCCACGTTGGTTATCTGATACATTTGTGTTGAATGTGATGTCCCTAAGTTTGTATAAATGTAAATATTGCCAATGGTTGCCTTCACTTGGACTTTTGACATCTCTCAAGGGCTTGGTAATTCGTGGCCTTGATGAGATAGTGAGGATAGATGCTGATTTTTACGGGAATACCTCTTCTGCTTTTGCATCCTTGGAAAGGTTGACCTTTATTGATATGGAGGAATGGGAAGAATGGCAATGCATGACAGGTGCTTTTCCAAGTCTTCAATATCTTTCTTTGCATGATTGTCCCAAACTGAAAGGGCACTTGCCAGATCTTCCTCATTTAAAGGATATATTTATCATGTCTTGCAGACAACTTGTAGCTTTGACTCCCAGCGGGGTTGAAATTGAAGGTGTGGAGATGGAGACATCTTCATTTGATATGATAGGGAACCATCTTCAATCCTTGAAAATTTTTGATTGTCCGGGCATGAATATTCCCATAAACCACTTCcttttaattttggaaattcGTGAATGTTGTGACTCTCTCACGAACTTCCCTCTAGACCTATTTCCAAAACTCCACGAGCTTTATTTAGGCAAATGTCATAACCTACAGATAATATCACAAGAGCACCCTCATCATCATTTGAAGAGTCTGTCAATTTATCACTGCTCTGAATTTGAATCATTTCCAAATGAAGGATTACTTGCACctcaaatacaaataatttttattacaaaaacGGAGAAATTGAAATCAATGCCTAAACGCATGTCTGACCTCCTTCCATCTCTTGATTATCTGTCCATACGTGATTGTCCAGGAGTGGAGTTGTCTGAGGGATGTTTGccatcaaatataaaaaaaatgtgtctcTTGAATTGCTCCAAACTTGTTGCCTCTCTAAAGAAGGGTGGTTGGGGAACCAACCCTTCCATACAACTTTTGTCTATTAATGAAGTGGATGGGGAGTGCTTTCCAGATGAAGGTTTTCTCCCACTCTCTATTACTCAGCTAGACGTAAAAGATTGTCCAAAACTTAAGAAACTGGACTACAGGGGTCTCTGTCACCTCTCCTCTCTTCAGAAATTGGTTATTGAAAATTGTCCAATACTCCAATGTTTGCCAGAGGAGGGTTTACCCGAATCCATTTCAGAACTCAGAATTGAAAGTTGCCCGTTGCTCAATCAGCGGTGCAAGAAAGAAGAAGGCGAAGACTGGATAAAGATTGCTCACATTAAAGCTATATGGGTTGATTGGATACCAGTAAACATATAA